A genome region from Triticum aestivum cultivar Chinese Spring chromosome 2B, IWGSC CS RefSeq v2.1, whole genome shotgun sequence includes the following:
- the LOC123041530 gene encoding 2-oxoglutarate-dependent dioxygenase DAO — protein sequence MVEIPVVDLRLAGAQPEESARLRDACERLGCFRVSGHGVPAALQAEMKAAVRALFDLPDEAKRRNADIIAGSGYVAPSPANPLYEAFGLLDAADPADVDAFCARLDAPPRARETVKSYAEAMHELIVDVAGKVAASLGLEGHPFQDWPCQFRINRYNYTEDTVGSSGVQIHTDSGFLTVLQEDDCVGGLEVLDPATAEFVRVDPVPGSFLVNIGDVGTAWSNGRLHTVKHRVQCVAAVPRISIAMFLLAPKDDRVCAPEAFVDAQHPRRFKAFNYDDYRKLRLSTGERAGEALARMVA from the exons ATGGTGGAGATCCCGGTGGTCGACCTGCGGCTCGCCGGCGCGCAGCCGGAGGAGTCGGCGCGGCTGCGGGACGCGTGCGAGCGCCTGGGCTGCTTCCGCGTGTCCGGCCACGGCGTGCCCGCGGCGCTCCAGGCGGAGATGAAGGCCGCCGTGCGCGCGCTCTTCGACCTCCCCGACGAAGCCAAGCGCCGCAACGCCGACATCATCGCCGGCAGCGGCTACGTCGCGCCCAGCCCCGCCAACCCGCTCTACGAGGCCTTCGGCCTCCTGGACGCCGCGGACCCCGCCGACGTTGACGCCTTCTGCGCGCGCCTCGACGCGCCGCCGCGCGCCAG GGAGACCGTCAAGAGTTACGCCGAGGCGATGCACGAGCTGATCGTGGACGTCGCCGGCAAGGTGGCCGCGAGCCTGGGGCTGGAGGGCCACCCGTTCCAGGACTGGCCGTGCCAGTTCCGCATCAACAGGTACAACTACACGGAGGACACCGTGGGCTCCTCGGGCGTGCAGATCCACACGGACTCCGGCTTCCTCACCGTGCTCCAGGAGGACGACTGCGTCGGCGGCCTCGAGGTGCTGGACCCCGCCACCGCCGAGTTCGTCCGCGTCGACCCCGTTCCCGGCTCGTTCCTCGTCAACATCGGCGACGTCGGCACG GCGTGGAGCAACGGGAGGCTGCACACCGTGAAGCACCGGGTGCAGTGCGTGGCGGCGGTGCCGCGCATCTCGATCGCCATGTTCCTGCTCGCGCCCAAGGACGACAGGGTGTGCGCGCCGGAGGCGTTCGTCGACGCGCAGCACCCGCGCCGCTTCAAGGCGTTCAACTACGATGACTACAGGAAGCTCCGGCTGTCCACCGGCGAGCGTGCCGGCGAGGCGCTCGCTCGAATGGTGGCGTGA